In Glycine max cultivar Williams 82 chromosome 4, Glycine_max_v4.0, whole genome shotgun sequence, the genomic stretch tatgttttttcttttaaacctCTCTTTTTCATCACATCActtgtattgtttttttttttttcttttcttcctattTGTCTCTACTATTTTTGTATCCCTCTCTTTTTTATCATATCACTTGCCACATctagtttttttcctttttcttttcttaactttcttttttattcatccTAGTCCAACCTATTAATTGAGGCGTGTTATTAATTTTTCCAAATATTATACCGTCATTTTAGTAAAACTAACTTTTTTCACTTTaactattgtttttttaaaagctaaatttTAGCAAAACTAACTTATTTCActttaacttttgtttttttaaaagttaatgttAATGGTTAATTTGTTAGTGGGAGGAATTCTAATTCATGACTTCTCTCTCCCTTCTCCTTTCAACcactttaactatttttttataatattaattgttgattttattttaaatttttataaattaatttgagttatagcgttaatatcatttttttgacattttctatATGAATTTGCTAATGTAAAGTTTTTGAAGTACGTTAAcaagtaataattaaatattatcttaaaatatgttCATGGTAAGAGTCAAGTACTCCAAAGTACTTACAAACCCTATCCTCATCTTTAATTTCTCTCCCTCTAAAAGGTatgaaataaaagaacaaaacaaaaatgcagTTCTACAGATACTTTCAGTGTCATTTTCCAATTTAGATTTCACCTTGATAATCTACATAagaaaaattttcattaaagGCTAACAAAAAATTACCAAGATCAAACTTAAATTCTAGCTGAAAAACACTAGAGCTAAATCTAATTTTTATTCgcaataaaatgatatttttattctacCTTACATTAAATATTCGAACAATATTTTTACTCCATTCAATGTCATTCTATTTTGTTTCACTCCGCGACATTCCAATCTAATCCACTCCAATATTGATTTTTGATGGGAAAAATACGTATTTTCCAATTTCAAACGTCATGACGCCAAATGATACAGATCTGAGACACTATTGGCATGCAATGTCTCTAGCAAGTTCTTTCAGAGGTTTTTGCGTATGAAAGGCTAAATCAAATTACAACCCAATATCGTATAATTTAGGCAAACGTCAAATTTGGTCCCCTAATTTATCTTCAGTTTTGGATTTGGTACCccagtaatttaatttacaaatttggtcctcctattttgtaaaatgtTGGTCTCCCAAGTCACAATTGAACTTTGACCGTTAATAAGTTAATAAGTGATGCTGACGATCACGTGTCACGTTTTTATTAGATGATGACTGCTACGTGTCATGTTCTAATTAatcaatgaaaacaacaattcatttcttttatggagttgacatccaatcagaacatgacacgtgacagtcatcatccaataagaacgtgacacgtgacagtcaacaTCACTTGTTAACGATCAACGTCCAATTGTGGCCTAGGGGACCAACATTGAACGGTTTTACAAAATAGGGGGACCAAATTCAAAACTAGAGATAAATTGGAgatcaaatttgtaattttgcctATATTTTATCCTCAAATTTTTTCACGCCAACAACACGGTGTCATTATCGGTGAATAGAAACTCTAGATCATTCCCTACCTCTAtcagtaaaaaagaaagaataaagtgTCTACTGCTTATAAATAAGTCAAAATACTTTACAAAACGTCCAAGTCAGAACAAGGACCAGAGGAGAAGAGAGACAGAATCTACACTAAATAATTACATAAACACGTCCTCCACTTCCAAAGGAAACAGGATGAGTGCTCAAACCAAATAGACATGACAAACATTTCCAAACTAGTCTCTGTCCATGAAAGTAGAAAGACTACAGCTTACTACTAGATAACTTTGTATGTGTTTGTCTGGCCCCTACCCAGGATTAGAAAAGCAAGATCTTAAGTACATCCATTATAGATCTAACTCATTTTATGCTTTATATACTATCACACTATTACCTACGACGGCGTTTAGTATCCACCTGCAATTCCAGGCAAAACATAGATGTTAATACATCAACCGTTCCTTTTTTCAGCAGAAACTTCACATTAAAATTGCACTCTTACGTAAATCCTTGTAATGAGCAATAGCACTTCAACCATAGAtgttaatgcatatgaaaaagAATCCAGACATATCTACATTATTCAGGTTGTCCAAACTGACAATTCTTATGTATAATATCATGGCAGATTTTCATAAATATGTAGCACAAATAAAATGCTAGCCCTGTTTGTTAAGCATTCAAGCAATTCAAAATGAAGTTTCAAATTCTTGAATAGGCAGTATAACAATAAAGATACGAAATACTGAATGCATGACTGTCACAATCAGCTTTTGTTATTCATATTTGTAACTGTTGATAGAATCTTATCCTCAATAAGTAACTCCCCGCACATACAAATTGAACCAACTGATAATGCATCTGACGAAGAATCACAGAATGTTCAAGATATAATCATTTGACAATGGAATAGGATTTAACACACCAATAGATAATAGATGAGGATATCAACTTCTGCCTCAGCAAGTGAATTCAAATtgtattaaattcttaaaaagtgaaaataagcTCACATTatcaaacaacattatttaaaataccTTTGTATCTGAGTGTCTAGAAGCAGAATGAGAGTTTTGCAACTTTTTTTGACCTTCAGCAGAGCAATTTTCACAAAAGAAGTGGTCAAGTCTTTTGGCTTCTTCCACAGTCATGTCTATACATGCAGGATGGAACCTgaatacataaaatattatgctGAAGACTGCATTCACTCAAAGCCTGATATGCACAAAATAATAGCACATGTTGCAAAACAGGTTATTTTAAACATACAAATCCTCCTTGAAAAAGGTACCAAAGCCAACAAATCTTCTGTTTATCATGATTTATCTAACAAATTAATGGCTGAAATAGATCTTAAAAGTCCATTCTTAAAACTGGCTTTCTACTAAACCTTAACAAAATTAGTATGCCAcccataaaaaataagttaaaagtcTCAACATTCACAAAGCATATCTTCAGTTAGTTTTATGACAAGGATATGAAAATCGctatgaataaaattgattactAAGCTTCAAGGATTTTAATTCAGTTGTTCCATGAACTTATTACTTGATCAAGATTTTAACAATTTGGGATAGCCATGAAAGTCAAGTTCATCACACCATACAATCTATAATGCTATTCCTTAATTAGTCCATGGATGTGCTACTATTTAAATTGCCACAGGAATAATTATACAGCTGAATCCCCTCCTGGAATAAGAGAGGGATTCCATCCCAAATGTAATACTAATCCTCTAAATCTTCTCCTATATCTCAGATCTTCCTTATCCATATATTTTCCATTCAAGCCATAGTTAACAATCTTGGAAAGCAGTTACGCTATAGCAGGATTGCAATGGCtgctattttaaatattatattacaaactaaataatttatactacaCATATAAATactgaaaacaaacaaaaaaattaatgaaattcatGATAAATAACAAGTTACAGTTTATACACACAATCACCATTAATTCAGATTCTAGGAGCAACAAAAACATAGTAATGAAgtcaaaaaatgaaagatgatagcgaaataatagaaaaagaacataacaaattagattaaaaattagCAGAATGTGAACTAGGaagtttaagtgaagaagaagaaagaatggaACACAGGAAAAAACATAGTCCTATAAAGTGTGAAggaacaaaagtcaaaacatagGTAACTTAGTTCTCTTTGAGTTACAATCCAGATGTCCATAACCCACACAAAAAGGAGTTGCACAACATTTAAATGCATGCAACAATGCATGAATACAAGTATATGCACATAAACAAGTACTGTATAAGAAAAATTGGAAAGAAGGGCAGGGGAGAAGTTAAATAACACAGCCTAGACAGAAGCAAAATATGCAAGGATGAACAAAACCAGAACAACAAATCACCAATACATAAAATAGTCAAACGCAGAGGCTGTTCTGTTATTGGAAAAATGATGCATGCATAGTTGGTGCTGACTTAAAATACTTGGTTTCTTCAAATGAAAccagaagaaaagagaaaaaacatgaataaaaaacTGATATTTCCATCAGGATGATGCAAGATATCTACAGAACTGAACATACCAGAGTCcagaaacataaaacaaaacaacaggGCAGACACGgaataaattaaagattaatatcACCTTACATATTCAACTTACCAGTCAGTGCAGCCCTCACATTGGACCATTAGGTCATCAGGGTTGTAAGGCATCTCACATTTACAATACCtgcaatgaaaattttaaacaacttaCATCACACAAGTCAGAATCTAGATAAGATCCCACAGCTTCTCGATTCTAAAAAAAAGCTACTACTTACCATTTTCCAActgaacaaacaaataaaaatcctAATAACATATTAGGCACTACATATTTTAGAACAATCACAGTAACCTGAGCCATTAACCAAAACACACTCGAAATTAATTGCTAATCATATATGGCTGCTGAATAAAATAAAGACACAAATTCCATTCCAAAACGAAATtctaccaaaaacaaaaacaatttatatttcGAATTTAGCGCAGCAGAGATTATAAGAGAATCTACCAAAAACAAgaacaatatatatttcaaatttagcgCAGCAAAGActataacagaaaaaaaaaatatctatatctCGGAGTAGTGATGGACTCACACAGCAACTCTATCAGGATTGAAGGCGCCGGTGGAGGAATTGTACTCAAAACGACAGAAGAAATCGTCGTTTCCGACAGCATCGAGCTTCGTGTAGCTCTTGAAGCTGTGGACCGTACACTTGGCTTCGATTGTGTCGGCGCTCTGAACATCGAAGTGATCGGAGAGGAAAACCTCCTTGGAGCCATGAAACTGGCGGCGGCCGCCGATTGACTCCTCCGGCCGGTAGTACCACCGGACGTGAATCTTCACGTTGGAGCCGCGCGCGTCGGCTTCGATCCGCTCGATCCTCGCCACGTACGACGGTTTCGACAGATCGGAGGGCCGCATGAGCACGCAATCGCCAGCTGAGAGACAAGAACGAAACGCGCGTTTCGATTTAGGACAATCAAACAGAGAGAGCACAAAACAGAattcatctctttttttttaatttttggccgAGAAAGCGAGTGAATGCGTTTACCTCTAATGGTTTTGCTTATGTGTTTGACTGAGTATGACTCTAGGGTTCGTCTTGGAGCCTTCGGTTTGGCCATGGAATGGAAGCACACGCTATGGAGAAGattgaggatgaaaaaaaaaatacagatttttttattttttttatatgacaaTTGTGTATTACACTTTTTGTTTCAGTGCTTCGCTGAACAGGGTGAAATGGTGGGCCGACGTTGTTATCAACGTTCATTGACCTGCAGGTACACCGTACACAGAATGGACCAGAAACTTTTAGTACAGTATTTTGTACTTTTTTGGtctttattataagaaaaaaaataatttcataccta encodes the following:
- the LOC100526926 gene encoding Chromatin remodeling protein SHL-like, which produces MAKPKAPRRTLESYSVKHISKTIRAGDCVLMRPSDLSKPSYVARIERIEADARGSNVKIHVRWYYRPEESIGGRRQFHGSKEVFLSDHFDVQSADTIEAKCTVHSFKSYTKLDAVGNDDFFCRFEYNSSTGAFNPDRVAVYCKCEMPYNPDDLMVQCEGCTDWFHPACIDMTVEEAKRLDHFFCENCSAEGQKKLQNSHSASRHSDTKVDTKRRRR